Proteins encoded within one genomic window of Synechococcus sp. PCC 7335:
- a CDS encoding sensor histidine kinase translates to MRAIRFQNHPFRFLLYLEWGLLAMAMASVLESPPGRLAKRLGNESWRSGRSPSDAGLTSFIWHYSPVLALVSLMIFGAMGLYLPSGRLAKLGHTLGQILLVLVASVTVFNDGRTFPFIYLVLVIRGCLMFAPTGRIMLAGIAFILFLGGLVFRLRLLFGLGGRLPPQARDRFRMLAMGLQLNFIVLFALSLLLVVLLINALLTERQSQHRLQQANQTLRHSAQEIEKLAMDQERSRIARDIHDSLGHSLTALNIQLESAVKLWEKDPQRSHQFLQNAKRLGSQSLQEVRQSVATLRQDPLMGQSLETAIVHLIEDIQSSPSNHLDIEHHIKLATALPSNLQVLLYRIVQAGLTNIVKHANAKHARLQLLSSQAIATLSLEDDGEGFDPLGAKAGFGLQSMRDRAESVGGTFVLNSSRQGTSIQVSLPIGRLIAS, encoded by the coding sequence ATGCGAGCAATTCGGTTTCAAAATCATCCCTTCCGCTTTTTGCTCTATTTAGAATGGGGCTTATTAGCGATGGCAATGGCTAGCGTGCTGGAGTCACCCCCTGGACGATTGGCTAAACGATTAGGCAACGAGTCATGGCGATCAGGCCGTTCGCCGTCGGATGCAGGTCTAACTAGTTTTATCTGGCACTACAGTCCTGTGCTTGCTCTCGTCTCATTGATGATTTTTGGAGCAATGGGATTGTATCTACCCAGTGGGCGACTGGCAAAATTAGGACATACACTAGGACAAATTCTGCTGGTTTTAGTGGCTTCGGTGACCGTTTTCAATGATGGCCGCACGTTCCCGTTCATTTATTTGGTGCTGGTGATTCGAGGCTGCCTGATGTTTGCGCCGACCGGACGGATCATGCTAGCGGGTATCGCCTTTATCCTATTCTTAGGCGGACTAGTCTTTCGGCTGCGATTACTTTTTGGGCTGGGTGGTCGGCTACCGCCCCAAGCGCGCGATCGCTTTCGAATGCTAGCGATGGGACTACAGCTAAACTTTATTGTGCTGTTTGCGCTATCTCTATTGCTAGTGGTCTTACTAATCAACGCGCTATTGACAGAACGTCAGAGCCAGCACCGGCTTCAGCAGGCAAACCAGACCTTACGCCACTCTGCCCAAGAAATTGAAAAGTTAGCCATGGATCAAGAGCGTAGTCGAATCGCGCGTGACATCCACGATTCATTAGGGCATTCGCTGACAGCTTTGAACATTCAGCTAGAGAGCGCTGTGAAGCTGTGGGAGAAAGATCCACAGCGATCACACCAGTTTCTACAGAATGCTAAGCGGCTTGGGAGCCAGTCACTGCAAGAAGTTAGGCAATCAGTTGCCACCCTACGTCAAGATCCGCTGATGGGTCAAAGCTTGGAAACAGCGATCGTTCATCTGATCGAAGATATTCAGTCTAGCCCATCGAACCATCTCGATATCGAGCATCACATCAAACTAGCAACTGCGCTCCCTAGTAACCTGCAGGTTTTACTCTATCGGATTGTGCAAGCAGGACTCACGAATATCGTCAAGCATGCCAATGCTAAACATGCTCGGCTACAGCTGCTCAGCTCCCAGGCAATTGCCACTTTGAGTTTAGAAGATGATGGTGAGGGCTTTGATCCGCTAGGCGCGAAAGCAGGCTTTGGATTACAGAGTATGCGCGATCGCGCTGAATCGGTAGGGGGAACTTTTGTGCTGAATAGTTCTCGTCAAGGCACCAGCATACAGGTAAGTTTGCCAATTGGGAGGTTGATAGCGTCATGA
- a CDS encoding Spy/CpxP family protein refolding chaperone, with protein sequence MKFNLKTFSLGSLAAIALLSAPLVFISSAQAGGAHRIGHHLEQLNLSDDQSSQIQAILTDTRSQVQAVLTEEQRAILESTEGRRAWKELDLTDSQRDQIRSISEASREEVRALLTEEQRDQLQSMRQARRDRRGGIRR encoded by the coding sequence ATGAAATTCAATCTAAAAACTTTCTCTTTAGGTAGTCTGGCTGCGATCGCGCTCTTATCTGCGCCGCTTGTCTTCATCAGCTCCGCCCAGGCTGGAGGCGCTCATCGCATTGGCCACCATTTAGAACAGCTAAATTTGAGCGACGACCAGTCTTCACAAATTCAGGCTATCCTCACCGATACCCGTAGCCAAGTTCAGGCCGTTCTTACAGAAGAGCAAAGAGCCATTCTAGAATCCACTGAAGGTCGTAGGGCTTGGAAGGAGCTTGATCTTACTGACAGCCAGCGTGACCAAATTCGCAGCATCAGCGAAGCCTCTAGAGAAGAAGTGCGTGCCCTCTTAACTGAAGAGCAGCGCGATCAGCTTCAGTCTATGCGTCAAGCGCGTCGCGATCGCCGTGGCGGCATCCGTCGCTAA
- the psb34 gene encoding photosystem II assembly protein Psb34: MRYTEDEGGLLNNFAVEPKMYQAEPPTGIEKRNYIILGSLAASLIVGLFAVAASVS, from the coding sequence ATGAGATATACAGAAGATGAAGGTGGTTTGCTAAACAACTTTGCAGTTGAGCCAAAGATGTACCAGGCTGAGCCCCCTACTGGTATAGAAAAGCGTAACTACATTATTCTTGGTAGTCTGGCGGCTAGCCTAATTGTTGGTCTGTTTGCAGTTGCAGCCTCTGTTTCATAG
- a CDS encoding thiazole synthase, which produces MQLADVRPLHSAPTTDSLSIAGKTFRSRLMTGTGKFSSLETMRHSLEASGSEIVTVAVRRVQTNAPGHEGLAEAIDWEKIWMLPNTAGCKTADEAIRVARLGREMAKLLGQEANNFVKLEVIPDAKYLLPDPIDTLKAAEQLVKEGFAVLPYINADPLLAKRLEDVGCATVMPLGSPIGSGQGIKNAANIQIIIENATVPVVVDAGIGTPSEAAHAMELGADALLVNSAIALAKDPVAMGRAMGMAAEAGRLAYQAGRIPVKAYASASSPTTGTISH; this is translated from the coding sequence ATGCAACTTGCTGATGTTCGCCCCCTTCACTCCGCTCCTACCACTGATTCTCTTTCGATTGCGGGTAAAACCTTCCGCTCGCGTCTAATGACCGGCACAGGTAAGTTCAGCAGCCTAGAGACCATGCGCCATAGTCTGGAGGCTAGCGGAAGTGAAATCGTAACGGTAGCCGTACGACGGGTACAAACTAATGCGCCTGGGCACGAGGGACTCGCTGAAGCAATTGACTGGGAGAAAATTTGGATGCTCCCTAATACGGCAGGCTGTAAGACCGCGGACGAAGCTATCCGGGTAGCCCGACTAGGTCGCGAGATGGCAAAGCTATTAGGCCAAGAAGCCAATAATTTTGTGAAGCTAGAGGTGATTCCGGATGCGAAGTATCTGCTCCCTGATCCAATCGATACCCTTAAAGCCGCTGAACAGCTAGTGAAAGAAGGGTTCGCGGTATTGCCCTATATCAACGCTGATCCACTGCTAGCAAAGCGGTTGGAAGATGTCGGCTGCGCCACGGTGATGCCCTTAGGATCGCCAATTGGATCAGGTCAGGGAATCAAGAACGCAGCGAATATCCAGATCATCATTGAGAATGCAACGGTGCCTGTAGTAGTAGATGCTGGAATCGGGACACCTAGCGAGGCAGCGCATGCGATGGAGCTAGGCGCCGACGCGCTACTAGTAAATAGCGCGATCGCACTTGCTAAAGATCCCGTTGCGATGGGTAGAGCTATGGGCATGGCAGCCGAAGCAGGCCGACTTGCGTATCAGGCTGGGCGTATTCCGGTTAAAGCCTACGCGAGTGCTAGTTCGCCCACTACTGGGACAATTAGTCACTGA
- a CDS encoding 2Fe-2S iron-sulfur cluster-binding protein, whose amino-acid sequence MPTITAQGKTFACKQGANLRQVLLDNGIDLYSPRANYINCMGIGTCGTCAVAIEGDVSKANWRDIARRSLPPHDAQKSLRLACQTQVLGDIKVTKFEGFWGHQSETAWTPEGSD is encoded by the coding sequence ATGCCAACAATTACTGCACAGGGTAAAACGTTTGCTTGCAAACAGGGCGCTAATCTCCGGCAAGTCCTGCTAGATAATGGCATTGACCTGTATAGTCCCCGCGCAAACTATATCAACTGTATGGGTATTGGCACCTGTGGCACTTGCGCAGTAGCAATAGAAGGAGACGTTTCCAAAGCGAACTGGCGCGACATCGCTAGGCGCAGCCTTCCCCCTCATGATGCTCAGAAATCACTTCGGCTGGCCTGCCAAACGCAAGTACTAGGTGATATTAAAGTGACTAAGTTTGAAGGATTTTGGGGACATCAGTCCGAAACGGCTTGGACGCCAGAAGGCAGCGATTAA
- the pgeF gene encoding peptidoglycan editing factor PgeF, with amino-acid sequence MSIWIWQPAKNQAGKPFLTCVLLPQPHGFFTSQFYPQAPAELAKILSPKAEVYRVKQVHSGDVLLPSEIESATASELSHRSELSHPSEATTVPFPLADGIATEKPNQVAWACSADCTPALIGDVETGQVAAVHAGWRGTAQKILPNAIARLQSQGSQLKNLRIALGPAIDGSVYQVGYSVAIEVGKSVSHLDGKALIEHLMAIDNPPILSDQVEGRVRLDVRRINQMQLVKIGIQPECIAIAPHCTYQEPDTFFSYRRTKEKKVQWSGIVSI; translated from the coding sequence ATGAGTATCTGGATCTGGCAACCTGCGAAGAATCAAGCGGGAAAACCGTTTTTAACCTGTGTACTGCTCCCTCAGCCCCATGGCTTTTTCACGAGTCAGTTTTATCCTCAAGCTCCGGCTGAACTAGCCAAGATACTTTCGCCGAAAGCTGAAGTTTACCGCGTCAAGCAAGTTCATAGCGGTGATGTGCTGTTGCCCAGTGAGATAGAGTCGGCCACAGCCTCTGAACTTTCTCACCGATCAGAACTTTCTCACCCATCAGAGGCGACCACTGTCCCTTTTCCCTTAGCTGATGGCATCGCGACTGAAAAGCCAAACCAAGTGGCCTGGGCATGCTCGGCGGACTGTACGCCTGCACTCATTGGCGATGTGGAAACTGGGCAGGTAGCAGCTGTTCATGCTGGCTGGCGAGGGACGGCTCAAAAGATATTGCCTAACGCGATCGCTCGCCTTCAATCTCAAGGTAGTCAGCTAAAGAACCTACGCATTGCGCTAGGTCCGGCCATAGACGGCAGCGTCTATCAAGTTGGGTACAGTGTCGCTATTGAAGTTGGCAAAAGCGTGTCCCATCTGGACGGTAAGGCGCTGATCGAACATCTAATGGCGATAGATAATCCACCTATACTAAGCGATCAGGTAGAAGGCCGGGTTCGACTAGACGTTCGCCGAATCAATCAGATGCAGCTTGTCAAAATTGGAATTCAGCCAGAGTGCATTGCGATCGCCCCCCACTGTACCTACCAAGAACCCGATACTTTTTTCTCTTACCGTCGTACAAAAGAGAAAAAAGTTCAGTGGTCTGGCATCGTTAGCATATAG